One window from the genome of Oryza glaberrima chromosome 3, OglaRS2, whole genome shotgun sequence encodes:
- the LOC127765076 gene encoding glyoxylase I 4 → MATLQLNHVARETDDVRRLAAFYEEVLGFERVASPNYPAFQVAWLRLPGTPGVALHIIERDPAAAPAAVAPGAAGAPPAQLPRRHHLAFSVADYDGFLAGLKARGTDVFEKTQPDGRTRQVFFFDPDGNGLEVTSSGTGDM, encoded by the exons ATGGCCACGCTGCAGCTCAACCACGTCGCGCGGGAGACCGACGAcgtgcgccgcctcgccgccttctACGAGGAGGTGCTCGGCTTCGAGCGGGTCGCCTCCCCGAACTACCCGGCCTTCCAGGTCGCCTGGCTCCGCCTCCCGGGGACGCCCGGCGTCGCGCTCCACATCATCGAGCGCgaccccgcggcggcgcccgcggccgTCGCCCCGGGCGCCGCGGGCGCCCCGCCCGCGCAGCTGCCCAGGCGCCACCACCTCGCCTTCTCCGTCGCCGACTACGACGGGTTCCTCGCCGGGCTGAAGGCCCGGGGCACGGACGTGTTCGAGAAGACGCAGCCCGACGGGCGCACGCGCCAGGTCTTCTTCTTCGACCCCGATG GCAATGGCCTAGAAGTTACAAGCTCAGGCACAGGCGATATGTAA
- the LOC127765075 gene encoding ferredoxin C 1, chloroplastic — MAAAAASLLHLATSACSPPRVRLVCPTTGRRSPLRAAPAPPPPRAYKVTIEHGGESRVVEVEEGETILSRALDEGIDVPHDCKLGVCMTCPARLVAGEVDQSDGMLSDDVVAQGYALLCASYPRSDCTIRVIPEDELLKVQLATADD, encoded by the coding sequence atggctgccgccgccgcttcgctgCTCCACCTCGCCACCTCCGCCTGCTCCCCACCGCGCGTCAGGCTCGTCTGCCCCACCAccggccggcgatcgccgctgcgcgcggctccggcgccgccgccgccgcgggcgtaCAAGGTGACGatcgagcacggcggcgagtcgcgggtggtggaggtggaggagggcgaGACCATCCTGTCGCGGGCGCTCGACGAGGGCATCGACGTGCCGCACGACTGCAAGCTCGGCGTGTGCATGACGTGCCCGGcgcgcctcgtcgccggcgaggtggaccAGAGCGACGGCATGCTCAGCGACGACGTCGTGGCGCAGGGCTACGCGCTGCTCTGCGCCTCCTACCCGCGCTCCGACTGCACCATCCGCGTCATCCCCGAGGACGAGCTGCTCAAGGTCCagctcgccaccgccgacgactgA